From one Streptomyces spiramyceticus genomic stretch:
- a CDS encoding gamma-glutamylcyclotransferase yields the protein MSLYAAYAGNLDARLMTRRAPHSPLRGTGWLNGWRLTFGGESMGWEGALATIVEAPRSQVFVALYDIAPMDEDSMDRWEGVGLDIYRRMRLRVHTLEGEEPAWVYVLNGYEGGLPSARYLGEIADAAESAGAPHDYVMELRKRPC from the coding sequence ATGTCGCTCTACGCCGCGTACGCCGGCAACCTCGACGCGCGGCTGATGACGCGCCGCGCCCCGCACTCACCGCTGCGCGGCACCGGCTGGCTCAACGGCTGGCGGCTGACCTTCGGCGGCGAGTCGATGGGCTGGGAGGGCGCGCTCGCCACGATCGTGGAAGCCCCGCGTTCGCAGGTGTTCGTCGCGCTCTACGACATCGCTCCCATGGACGAGGACTCCATGGACCGCTGGGAAGGTGTCGGACTCGACATCTACCGCCGGATGCGGCTGCGGGTGCACACGCTGGAGGGCGAGGAGCCTGCCTGGGTGTACGTGCTGAACGGTTACGAGGGCGGGCTGCCCTCGGCCCGGTACCTGGGCGAAATCGCCGATGCGGCGGAGTCGGCGGGCGCGCCGCACGACTATGTGATGGAGCTCCGCAAGCGCCCCTGCTGA
- a CDS encoding NAD(P)H-quinone dehydrogenase, which translates to MTRIVIIGGGPGGYEAALVGAQLGAEVTVVDSDGLGGASVLTDCVPSKTLIATAEVMTTFDSSYEELGIIVADDTPHVEQAARVVGVDLGKVNRRVKRLAVAQSHDITASVTRAGARVLRGRGRLEGQQGADGSRTVVVSYADGNEERLTADSVLIATGGHPREIPDALPDGERILNWTQVYDLDELPEELIVVGSGVTGAEFAGAYQALGSRVTLVSSRDRVLPGEDPDAAAVLEDVFRRRGMNVMARSRAESAKRVGDRVEVTLSDGRVITGTHCLMAVGAIPNSAGMGLEEAGVRLKDSGHIWTDRVSRTSAPGVYAAGDVTGVFALASVAAMQGRIAMYHFLGDAVTPLNLKTVSSNVFTDPEIATVGYTQADVDAGKIEARSVKLPLLRNPRAKMQGIRDGFVKIFCRPGTGIVVGGCVVAPRASELIHPISIAVDNNLTVEQIANAFTVYPSLSGSIAEVARQLHTRKTSGEA; encoded by the coding sequence GTGACCCGGATCGTGATCATCGGTGGCGGACCCGGCGGTTATGAGGCGGCCCTTGTGGGCGCCCAGCTCGGCGCGGAGGTGACCGTCGTCGACAGCGACGGTCTGGGCGGGGCGTCGGTGCTCACCGACTGCGTGCCGTCGAAGACTCTGATCGCCACGGCCGAAGTGATGACGACCTTCGACTCTTCGTACGAGGAGTTGGGCATCATCGTCGCCGACGACACCCCCCACGTCGAGCAGGCGGCCCGCGTCGTCGGCGTCGACCTGGGCAAGGTCAACCGACGGGTGAAGCGCCTCGCCGTCGCGCAGTCCCACGACATCACCGCGTCCGTCACCCGGGCCGGCGCCCGGGTCCTGCGCGGCCGCGGCCGCCTGGAGGGCCAGCAGGGCGCCGACGGGTCGCGCACCGTCGTCGTCTCGTACGCGGACGGCAACGAGGAGCGCCTCACCGCCGACTCCGTACTGATCGCGACCGGCGGCCACCCGCGCGAGATCCCCGACGCGCTCCCCGACGGCGAGCGGATCCTCAACTGGACGCAGGTGTACGACCTGGACGAGCTCCCCGAGGAGCTCATCGTGGTCGGCTCCGGTGTGACCGGCGCCGAGTTCGCCGGCGCGTACCAGGCACTCGGCTCGCGCGTCACCCTCGTCTCCTCCCGCGACCGCGTGCTGCCGGGCGAGGACCCGGACGCCGCTGCCGTCCTGGAGGACGTCTTCCGGCGCCGCGGCATGAACGTCATGGCCCGCTCGCGCGCCGAGTCCGCCAAGCGCGTCGGCGACCGGGTGGAAGTGACGCTGTCCGACGGGCGCGTCATCACCGGTACGCACTGCCTGATGGCCGTCGGTGCCATCCCGAACTCCGCGGGCATGGGCCTGGAGGAGGCCGGGGTCCGGCTGAAGGACTCGGGCCACATCTGGACCGACCGGGTCTCCCGCACCAGCGCGCCCGGCGTGTATGCGGCGGGTGACGTCACCGGGGTGTTCGCTCTCGCGTCGGTCGCGGCCATGCAGGGCCGCATCGCGATGTACCACTTCCTCGGCGACGCGGTGACTCCGCTGAACCTCAAGACCGTCTCGTCGAACGTCTTCACCGACCCCGAGATCGCGACGGTCGGCTACACCCAGGCCGACGTGGACGCGGGCAAGATCGAGGCACGCTCGGTGAAGCTGCCGCTGCTGCGCAACCCGCGCGCCAAGATGCAGGGCATCCGCGACGGCTTCGTCAAGATCTTCTGCCGTCCGGGCACGGGCATCGTGGTCGGCGGCTGTGTCGTCGCCCCGCGCGCGAGTGAGCTGATCCATCCGATTTCGATCGCGGTCGACAACAATCTGACCGTGGAACAGATCGCGAACGCGTTCACGGTGTACCCGTCCCTGTCGGGATCGATCGCCGAGGTCGCGCGCCAGCTGCACACCAGGAAGACGTCGGGCGAGGCGTAA
- a CDS encoding DeoR/GlpR family DNA-binding transcription regulator, whose product MFAAERRQLILEMVRANGAVSLRELARVVQTSEVTVRRDVRALEAEGLLDRRHGGAVLPGGFTRESGFPQKSHLATAEKTAIADLAAGLVEEGEAIVVGAGTTTQELARRLARVPGLTVVTNSLLVAQALAHANRVEVVMTGGTLRGSNYALVGSGAEQSLQGLRVSRAFLSGSGLTAERGLSTSNMLSASVDRALVQAAAEVVVLADHTKLGTDTMFQTVPTDVITRLVTDEPPQHDDRAATELQALADQGVQIAVAGPGTGAAGPGGDGVPTGRQSRRDVPLPGQRRTHPGGPGTGAQLRSAGALAEQAGPAERERARVADLRRR is encoded by the coding sequence GTGTTCGCTGCAGAACGTCGCCAATTGATCCTTGAAATGGTGCGTGCCAACGGGGCGGTTTCGCTCCGTGAGCTCGCCCGTGTCGTCCAGACCTCCGAAGTGACCGTACGGCGGGACGTGCGGGCGCTTGAGGCCGAAGGACTCCTAGACCGCCGGCACGGCGGTGCGGTATTGCCGGGCGGTTTTACGCGGGAGTCCGGCTTTCCGCAGAAATCCCATCTCGCGACCGCGGAGAAGACGGCCATCGCCGACCTCGCCGCGGGACTCGTCGAAGAGGGCGAAGCCATCGTCGTCGGCGCCGGGACAACGACGCAGGAGCTGGCAAGACGGCTTGCCCGGGTCCCCGGGCTGACCGTCGTCACCAACTCCCTGCTGGTGGCCCAGGCGTTGGCCCACGCCAACCGCGTCGAAGTCGTCATGACCGGCGGCACGCTGCGTGGCTCGAATTATGCGCTGGTCGGCAGCGGGGCGGAGCAGTCCCTACAGGGTCTGCGCGTCTCCCGGGCCTTCCTCTCCGGAAGCGGACTGACCGCGGAGCGCGGGCTTTCCACCTCCAACATGCTGTCGGCGAGCGTCGACAGGGCGCTGGTGCAGGCCGCCGCCGAAGTGGTGGTCCTCGCCGACCACACGAAGCTCGGCACCGACACCATGTTCCAGACGGTGCCGACGGACGTGATCACGCGCCTCGTCACCGACGAGCCGCCGCAGCACGACGACCGCGCCGCCACCGAACTGCAGGCCCTGGCAGACCAGGGAGTGCAGATCGCCGTCGCCGGACCGGGGACCGGAGCGGCGGGACCGGGGGGTGACGGCGTCCCGACCGGACGGCAGTCCCGCCGGGACGTGCCGCTTCCCGGCCAGCGCCGTACGCACCCGGGCGGACCCGGGACCGGTGCGCAACTGCGCAGCGCCGGAGCCCTCGCGGAGCAGGCGGGACCCGCCGAGCGCGAGCGGGCGCGCGTCGCCGATCTGCGCCGGCGCTGA
- a CDS encoding TetR/AcrR family transcriptional regulator, which yields MRADARRNYERVLAEARIAFAEHGTDASLEDVARRAGVGIGTLYRHFPNRHALMSAVFQGAVDELLAHSRALADADAPCGALVTWLRDIITHAGEYRGLARELMSASRDESSALARCSTPMREAGERLLVRAQKSGAVRPDVSIGDLMQLTNAIALAAEQAPDDPELADRLLTLTLKGLRAEK from the coding sequence ATGCGCGCCGACGCACGCCGCAACTACGAGCGGGTGCTCGCCGAGGCCCGTATCGCCTTCGCGGAGCACGGCACGGACGCCTCGCTGGAAGATGTCGCACGCCGCGCCGGCGTGGGCATCGGCACGCTCTACCGGCACTTCCCCAACCGGCACGCGCTGATGAGCGCGGTCTTCCAGGGCGCGGTGGACGAGCTGCTGGCTCATTCACGTGCGCTGGCCGATGCCGATGCGCCCTGTGGGGCGCTTGTGACGTGGCTGCGCGACATCATCACTCATGCGGGTGAGTACCGGGGGCTCGCTCGTGAGCTCATGTCGGCCTCGCGCGACGAGAGTTCGGCGCTGGCGCGGTGCAGTACGCCGATGAGGGAGGCCGGCGAGCGGTTGCTCGTACGGGCTCAGAAGAGCGGCGCGGTCAGGCCCGACGTTTCCATCGGGGACCTGATGCAGCTGACCAATGCCATCGCGCTGGCTGCCGAACAGGCACCCGACGATCCGGAGTTGGCCGACCGACTGCTGACGCTGACGCTGAAGGGCCTGCGGGCGGAGAAGTAA
- a CDS encoding acetyl/propionyl/methylcrotonyl-CoA carboxylase subunit alpha, translating to MRKVLIANRGEIAVRVARACRDAGIASVAVYADPDRDALHVRAADEAFALGGDTPAASYLDMAKVLQAAKDSGADAVHPGYGFLSENAEFAQAVLDAGLTWIGPPPQAIRDLGDKVAARHIAQRAGAPLVAGTPDPVSGAEEVVAFAREHGLPIAIKAAFGGGGRGLKVARTLDEVPELYDSAVREAVAAFGRGECFVERYLDKPRHVETQCLADAHGNVVVVSTRDCSLQRRHQKLVEEAPAPFLSEAQNEELYAASKAILREAGYVGAGTVEFLVGVDGTISFLEVNTRLQVEHPVSEEVTGIDLVREMFRIADGEKLGYDDPAVRGHSIEFRINGEDPGRGFLPAPGTVTAFSTPSGPGVRLDAGVETGSVIGPAWDSLLAKLIVTGATREQALQRAARALAEFNVEGMATAIPFHRAVVADPAFTSDPFTVHTRWIETEFVNTIPAFSVPGADTEEDEAGRETIVVEVGGKRLEVSLPSSLGMSLARTGLAAGAKPKRRAAKKSGPAASGDTLASPMQGTIVKVAVEEGQEVKEGDLVVVLEAMKMEQPLNAHRSGTVKGLTAEVGASVTSGATICEIKD from the coding sequence GTGCGCAAGGTGCTCATCGCCAACCGTGGCGAAATCGCTGTCCGCGTTGCTCGGGCCTGCCGGGATGCCGGGATCGCGAGCGTAGCCGTCTACGCCGATCCGGACCGGGACGCTTTGCATGTCCGTGCCGCGGACGAGGCGTTCGCTCTGGGCGGTGACACCCCGGCCGCCAGCTATCTGGACATGGCCAAGGTGCTCCAGGCCGCCAAGGACTCGGGAGCGGACGCGGTTCACCCCGGGTACGGATTTCTCTCCGAGAACGCCGAGTTCGCCCAGGCCGTGCTGGATGCGGGCCTGACCTGGATCGGCCCGCCCCCGCAGGCCATCCGTGACCTGGGTGACAAGGTCGCCGCCCGGCACATCGCCCAGCGTGCCGGTGCCCCGCTGGTCGCGGGTACCCCCGACCCGGTCTCGGGGGCCGAGGAGGTCGTCGCGTTCGCCCGCGAGCACGGGCTGCCGATCGCGATCAAGGCGGCGTTCGGCGGCGGCGGGCGCGGCCTGAAGGTCGCCCGCACCCTCGATGAGGTCCCCGAGCTCTACGACTCCGCCGTACGCGAGGCGGTGGCCGCGTTCGGGCGCGGGGAGTGCTTCGTCGAGCGCTACCTCGACAAGCCCAGGCACGTGGAGACGCAGTGCCTGGCCGACGCCCACGGCAATGTCGTGGTCGTCTCCACCCGTGACTGCTCGCTGCAGCGCCGCCACCAGAAACTGGTGGAAGAGGCCCCCGCCCCGTTCCTGAGCGAAGCCCAGAATGAGGAGCTGTACGCCGCCTCGAAGGCGATCCTGCGCGAGGCCGGCTACGTCGGTGCGGGCACGGTCGAGTTCCTCGTCGGCGTGGACGGCACGATCTCCTTCCTGGAGGTCAACACCCGCCTGCAGGTCGAGCACCCGGTCTCCGAGGAGGTCACCGGCATCGACCTGGTCCGCGAGATGTTCCGCATCGCCGACGGCGAGAAGCTCGGCTACGACGACCCCGCGGTGCGCGGGCACTCCATCGAGTTCCGCATCAACGGCGAGGACCCCGGCCGCGGCTTCCTGCCCGCCCCCGGCACCGTCACCGCCTTCTCCACACCCTCCGGCCCCGGCGTCCGCCTCGACGCCGGCGTCGAAACCGGCAGCGTGATCGGCCCCGCCTGGGACTCCCTGCTCGCCAAGCTGATCGTCACCGGCGCCACCCGTGAGCAGGCACTGCAGCGCGCCGCCCGCGCTCTGGCGGAGTTCAACGTCGAGGGCATGGCCACCGCCATCCCCTTCCACCGCGCCGTCGTCGCCGACCCCGCCTTCACCTCCGACCCGTTCACGGTCCACACCCGGTGGATCGAGACGGAGTTCGTCAACACCATTCCCGCGTTCTCGGTGCCCGGTGCGGACACCGAGGAGGACGAGGCCGGTCGCGAGACGATCGTCGTCGAGGTCGGCGGCAAGCGTCTTGAGGTCTCCCTGCCGTCCTCGCTGGGCATGAGCCTGGCCCGTACCGGCCTGGCCGCCGGTGCCAAGCCCAAGCGGCGTGCGGCGAAGAAGTCCGGCCCGGCCGCCTCCGGCGACACCCTCGCATCCCCGATGCAAGGCACCATCGTCAAGGTCGCGGTCGAGGAGGGCCAGGAGGTCAAGGAAGGCGACCTCGTCGTCGTACTTGAGGCCATGAAGATGGAGCAGCCGCTGAACGCGCACCGCTCCGGCACCGTCAAGGGCCTGACCGCCGAAGTCGGCGCGTCCGTCACCTCCGGCGCCACCATCTGCGAAATCAAGGACTGA
- a CDS encoding B3/4 domain-containing protein, whose protein sequence is MRHFQHADAVRQDFPELVPGVLFAEGITPDVSADAAIARYNAIARSRLATVTEGELPEIQAWRRTFSRMGLKPTQYRCASESLLRRFRKEDSLPRIHPLIDVCNSISLAFAIPVGVFDVSEITGNLEVRYAAGDETYVTFSGGTENPAPREVIFADGSGQAHSRRWTNRQSGSSAVRETTSTVLIIAEAMHDSAPADMERLTAALADELDALWSVTAKPVILSRSSPQFDF, encoded by the coding sequence ATGCGTCACTTCCAGCACGCGGACGCCGTCCGGCAGGACTTCCCGGAGCTTGTTCCCGGGGTTCTCTTCGCCGAAGGAATCACCCCGGACGTTTCGGCCGACGCCGCGATCGCGCGCTACAACGCGATCGCCAGGTCCCGGCTGGCGACCGTGACGGAGGGCGAACTGCCCGAAATCCAGGCCTGGCGCCGTACGTTCTCCCGGATGGGACTCAAGCCCACCCAATACCGGTGCGCCTCCGAGTCGCTGCTGCGGCGATTCAGGAAAGAGGACTCGCTTCCCCGGATCCACCCGCTGATCGACGTCTGCAACTCCATTTCACTCGCGTTCGCGATCCCGGTGGGCGTCTTCGACGTTTCCGAGATCACCGGGAACCTGGAAGTCCGGTACGCGGCCGGTGACGAAACCTATGTGACGTTCTCCGGCGGTACGGAGAATCCCGCCCCACGTGAAGTGATCTTCGCGGACGGCAGCGGACAGGCCCACTCCCGGCGGTGGACCAACCGGCAGAGCGGTTCTTCCGCCGTCCGGGAGACGACGTCCACCGTGCTGATCATCGCGGAGGCGATGCACGACTCGGCTCCGGCCGACATGGAGAGGCTCACGGCCGCGCTCGCCGACGAGCTGGACGCCCTGTGGTCCGTGACCGCGAAGCCCGTGATCCTGAGCCGGTCGTCGCCGCAGTTCGACTTCTGA
- a CDS encoding LysE family translocator translates to MTIEFLLTSLVVVATPGTGVLYTMAAGLSRGTRASIVAAVGCTLGTIPHMMAAITGLAALLHTSAMAFQILKYLGVAYLLYMAWSTLRDKDALTTEKAETPVSAVKVITSGVLINILNPKLTIFFFAFLPQFVSAREPNAFLRMVELSAVFMLLTFIVFVAYGKFAAAMRSHVISRPRVLTWLRRTFAGAFTALGAKLAFF, encoded by the coding sequence ATGACCATCGAGTTCCTGTTGACGTCGCTCGTCGTTGTCGCGACTCCCGGCACAGGCGTGCTCTACACCATGGCGGCCGGACTCTCGCGCGGCACCCGCGCAAGCATCGTCGCGGCGGTCGGCTGCACCCTCGGCACCATTCCGCACATGATGGCGGCGATCACGGGCCTCGCGGCGCTGCTCCACACCAGCGCAATGGCGTTCCAGATTCTCAAGTATCTGGGTGTGGCCTATCTGCTCTACATGGCGTGGAGCACCCTGCGCGACAAGGACGCACTCACGACGGAGAAGGCCGAGACGCCCGTATCAGCGGTGAAGGTGATCACCTCGGGCGTCCTGATCAACATCCTCAACCCAAAACTCACGATCTTCTTCTTCGCGTTCCTGCCGCAGTTCGTGAGCGCCCGTGAGCCGAACGCATTCCTGCGCATGGTCGAGTTGAGCGCCGTCTTCATGCTGCTCACGTTCATCGTCTTCGTCGCGTACGGGAAATTCGCCGCCGCGATGCGGAGTCACGTCATCTCCCGCCCCCGGGTCCTGACCTGGCTGCGCCGGACGTTCGCGGGCGCGTTCACAGCCCTCGGCGCCAAGCTCGCCTTCTTCTGA
- a CDS encoding PLP-dependent aminotransferase family protein → MSGGSGSGSGSGSGSDFLQLDTGDAPVGGLSDWLAHRLRLAISDGRLPVGSRLPATRVLAAELRVSRGVVTEAYQRLTEDGHVAGRGRGGTVVVATPVAVRVAERGAGGASGAGAGAGAGAGGGGAGGSCDASPARVLFGAAEPGADIFDALRAAPARIDLSPGVPDLAAFPRAAWLRAERSVLRDLSASDLGYGDPRGRPELRTAVVDWLARNRGIRADPGEVLITAGTAQGLGLLAQVLRDDGFREMAVEDPGSLGARQHLHNRRLATPPVPVDSEGIRVDKLRATGARAVLLTPAHQFPAGVVLGGGRRRELMQWAGDGGLIVEDDYDAEHRYDRPPVPALRSLLPEQVCYAGSVSKLLAPALRVGWILAPPKYREALVDAKRFTDLGNAALPQLVLARLMESGDMERQLRLLRRRHRRRRDAMIGAIGAHLPGAVVHGAAAGLHLMITFERTDLVDTDLAAGALARGVKVQPLSWHRQRPGRPGLVLGYAASTSTAIGEGVAVVGDVLRGDGDVTSTGR, encoded by the coding sequence ATAAGCGGCGGGTCGGGATCGGGATCGGGGTCCGGGTCCGGGTCCGACTTCCTCCAGCTGGATACCGGTGACGCGCCGGTGGGTGGCCTCTCCGACTGGCTCGCGCACCGGCTGCGGCTCGCGATATCGGACGGCCGGCTGCCGGTGGGCAGCAGGCTGCCCGCGACCCGGGTGCTGGCCGCCGAGCTCCGGGTGTCGCGCGGGGTGGTGACCGAGGCGTACCAGCGGCTGACCGAGGACGGGCATGTCGCCGGGCGGGGGCGGGGCGGAACTGTCGTGGTGGCTACGCCGGTTGCGGTGCGGGTCGCTGAGCGTGGTGCGGGCGGGGCTTCCGGTGCGGGTGCGGGTGCGGGTGCGGGTGCCGGCGGTGGCGGTGCCGGTGGCAGTTGCGATGCCTCTCCGGCTCGTGTGCTGTTCGGCGCCGCCGAGCCCGGCGCCGACATCTTCGACGCGCTACGGGCGGCGCCGGCCCGGATCGACCTGTCGCCCGGTGTGCCCGACCTGGCCGCCTTCCCGCGCGCGGCGTGGCTGCGGGCCGAACGTTCCGTACTCAGGGACCTCTCGGCGTCCGACCTCGGTTACGGAGATCCGCGGGGGAGGCCCGAGCTGCGTACCGCCGTGGTCGACTGGCTGGCCCGCAACCGGGGAATCAGGGCCGACCCCGGCGAGGTACTCATCACCGCAGGCACCGCTCAGGGGCTCGGACTGCTCGCGCAGGTGCTCCGTGACGACGGGTTCCGCGAGATGGCGGTGGAGGATCCCGGCTCGCTCGGCGCCCGGCAGCATCTGCACAACCGGCGGTTGGCGACCCCGCCGGTGCCGGTCGACTCCGAAGGGATACGGGTCGACAAGCTGCGCGCCACGGGAGCCCGGGCCGTACTGCTGACCCCGGCCCATCAGTTTCCGGCCGGTGTGGTGCTCGGGGGAGGCAGACGGCGTGAGCTCATGCAGTGGGCCGGTGACGGCGGCCTGATCGTCGAGGACGACTACGACGCCGAGCACCGCTACGACCGGCCTCCGGTGCCTGCCCTGCGCTCACTGCTCCCGGAGCAGGTCTGTTACGCCGGAAGCGTCTCCAAGCTGCTGGCTCCCGCACTGCGGGTGGGCTGGATTCTGGCGCCGCCGAAGTACCGGGAGGCGCTGGTGGACGCCAAGCGGTTCACCGACCTGGGGAACGCGGCGCTGCCGCAACTGGTGCTGGCCCGCCTGATGGAATCGGGCGACATGGAACGCCAGTTGCGGCTGCTGCGCAGGCGCCATCGGAGGCGCAGGGACGCGATGATCGGTGCGATCGGGGCGCATCTGCCGGGCGCGGTCGTGCACGGCGCCGCGGCCGGTCTGCACCTGATGATCACCTTTGAGCGGACGGACCTTGTGGACACGGACCTTGCCGCGGGCGCGCTCGCGCGTGGTGTGAAGGTGCAGCCGCTGTCGTGGCACCGGCAGCGGCCGGGCCGTCCGGGGCTCGTGCTGGGCTACGCCGCGAGTACGTCGACCGCCATCGGCGAGGGGGTCGCCGTGGTCGGCGATGTGCTGCGGGGGGACGGCGACGTCACGTCCACAGGTCGGTGA
- a CDS encoding Maf family protein, whose translation MSRMTHARRRLVLASASPARLALLRQAGLAPEVIVSGVDEDAISAPTPGELALVLAEAKAASVADRPEATDALVIGCDSVLELDGQALGKPDDAEDATARWKSMRGRSGILQTGHCVIDTATGRRASATASTTVRFGDPTDAEIAAYVATGEPLHVAGAFTLDGRSAPFVDSIDGDHGNVIGLSLPLLRRLLRELDVSITDLWT comes from the coding sequence ATGAGCCGCATGACTCACGCCCGCCGACGCCTCGTCCTCGCCTCCGCCTCCCCCGCCCGCCTCGCGCTCCTCCGCCAGGCGGGCCTCGCCCCCGAGGTGATCGTCAGCGGAGTCGACGAGGACGCGATCAGCGCGCCGACTCCGGGGGAGCTCGCGCTCGTACTCGCCGAGGCGAAGGCCGCGTCGGTCGCCGACCGCCCCGAGGCCACCGACGCGCTGGTGATCGGCTGCGACTCCGTACTCGAACTCGACGGCCAGGCACTCGGCAAGCCCGACGACGCCGAGGACGCCACCGCCCGCTGGAAGTCCATGCGCGGCCGCTCCGGCATCCTCCAGACCGGTCACTGCGTCATCGACACCGCCACCGGCCGCCGTGCCTCCGCCACCGCGTCCACCACCGTCCGCTTCGGCGACCCGACCGACGCGGAGATCGCGGCGTACGTCGCGACCGGCGAGCCGCTCCACGTCGCCGGCGCCTTCACTCTCGACGGCCGCTCGGCCCCCTTCGTCGACAGCATCGACGGCGACCACGGCAACGTCATCGGCCTGTCCCTGCCCCTGCTGCGCCGCCTGCTGCGCGAGCTGGACGTCTCGATCACCGACCTGTGGACGTGA
- the mmpB gene encoding morphogenic membrane protein MmpB — MLWSDPENEPPKDLRETQAMLRRAGFVMALAMVLAMFVLGLR; from the coding sequence ATGCTGTGGTCCGACCCGGAGAACGAACCTCCGAAAGACCTGCGCGAGACGCAGGCCATGCTCCGCCGCGCGGGCTTCGTGATGGCGCTGGCGATGGTGCTGGCGATGTTCGTTCTCGGCCTTCGCTGA
- a CDS encoding acyl-CoA carboxylase epsilon subunit produces the protein MIKVVRGNPTPEELAAALAVVQARAAAVAGAASGGAEEPPPAWSDPARVAAHPLPRPGRAAWSRTYWPA, from the coding sequence ATGATCAAGGTCGTACGGGGCAACCCGACCCCGGAGGAGCTGGCCGCCGCTCTCGCGGTGGTCCAGGCACGCGCCGCGGCGGTGGCCGGTGCAGCGTCCGGCGGCGCGGAGGAGCCCCCGCCCGCCTGGTCGGACCCGGCGAGGGTCGCGGCACACCCGCTGCCGCGGCCGGGACGGGCGGCGTGGAGCCGGACGTACTGGCCTGCGTAG